In Fragaria vesca subsp. vesca linkage group LG5, FraVesHawaii_1.0, whole genome shotgun sequence, the genomic stretch AAATACATTCAGAAGAATTTGAACAATACGAATCCCAATCCGAAAAAAAAAAAAAAAAAAAAAAAACAATAACCCAATTTGACAAATCTGATTACCACAATCAAAAATTACTAACCAAGATTGCTACTGAAATCGGTAAGCGGGTTATACAAATGGTAAATCCCACGTCTGCCGATAAGATGCTTCAATTTTCTCCTTCTTTTTGATTTAGTTTTGCTCTGCTTGTCTTTGTTTCTTTGTTCTCCTTTTTGTTCCTTTCTCGTTTGCTTCTTCGATCTGATCCATTTGAACCCGACGTTGTCGTTGCAGTTACTGGCAGTATGGAGATCGTGCACTGGCAACCCTTTGGAGTCTGGCAGTTCTTCAAAAGTACAGAGATCGTGCAACTGCGTCCTTCTTTTCCCTTCTTTCCCTCTTTTTTTTTTTCCTTTCTTTTCCTCTTCCTTTTTATCGCGGAATCCTCTATTCCCTGTATTTATTTGTTTTGGGTTTTGTCTGAAAAATTACTATAGTGTCCTTCGATCATTGTTTACACATAGCTGAAGATTAATAAACTCGTGGCTTTTTCGGAACTTCAAAAATTTAACCATCCTCAAATCTGTTCTGGCTTTATTAATAGGGATATTAGTTAGCCATATTAAGCGTTGCTCACCACTCATCAAACCCTTATCAAAGTCCTTGCAAGTAGAGTTCGTGAAGCATAAAAAATGTTATATTGTAAATTAAGGCTTTCAAGTTTTTCTTTTGTAAGATAAAGCTTGAATAAAGAATTGACGTTTTGAAAAGAAACGCTATTTTAGTTTATTTATATGTTTGTAAATGTTTTAAGCATATGTACTTTAAGTGTCTTCTTATAAGACTTGTAATCTAAATAAAGGTGTGAAGGTTGTTATTTCTTATGTTATATAATGATATTTGTCTCATTTTAATTATGGATATTAAATTATCTGTAATTAATGTGTGACTCACTCCTTGACCCGAGGGAAAACCTTTACTCGAGTTAGGGTGTGACAATTGTTTTCTCAGTGAACTTGTTAGCTAGATTTAGCTCTGCGCTAACCCAACGTCATTAGAATGGTGTAAAAAATATCTTTCGGTATCTCAAAAGCACCATAGACTTGAGATTGTTCTTTCCCTACGAAAAATCAAAGACCGCAGATGGAATCGTGGCACTAGAGGATCACTGTACCGATTGGATCAGTGACCGGATAACAGCCCCATCGCCGTCCACTATGCCGAAACTGTTGGTAGGTTTCACTGATGCAGGATACTTGTCAGATCCGCATAAGGGACATTCTCAAACTGGTTATGTATTTACCATTGGAAATAAGACGATATCTTAGAGGTCTACAAAGCAGACACTCGTGGCGACATCCTCAAATCATGCAAAGTTCATTGCTCTACATGAAGTTGTTCGTAAATGTGTATGGTTGAGATCAATCATTGGACACATTAGAAGAACTAGTGGACTAAGGTCTACAACCGATAAACCTATGTGCATTTATGAAGACAATGCAGCTTGCATCGAGTATATAAAGCTTGGTTATATCAAGGGTGACAATATGAAGCATATTTCACCTAAGTTCTTCTACAATCAACAATAACAAGTATTCTTCAACATCCAAGTGAACCAAGTGAGTTCCGAAAGAAATGTGGCAGATTTATTTACTAAGTTTTTGCCTAAGTCTACTTTCGAGAATCATGTGAAAAGTATTGGAATGTGAAAGTTATCAAGTCTCTCCGATTAAGTTATTTATCAGGGGGAGCGTTACATGTTTAAGTTCTCGATGAAGTAGAATTGGTGTGTAGTGCTCTTTTTGTCCTTCGACCAAGGTTTAGTTTTTCCCACAGGGTTTTTGTTACTTGATAAGGTTTTTAACAAGATAAATGGTATGCACCCATTGCACCCATTAGCATGAAAAAACGCAACACAAGGGGGACTGTTGCAGGAATATTTCACATGTGTGTGCATTCGTCTAATGCTAGTCATACAAGAAATCATGATTTTATATAGAGATATATGATATCAAATATATGTTTCCTAGCTTATATAACACCTGATGTTATGTAATCTCTATATAAGCGCTCCCAGCAATGATAAGATGATTGTATTTTACGTTACTATTTATCATTCTCTCAATAATTCCTCACGAAACAAATCAACAGTTAAATTTTTTTTTTGTTCACAATGAAAGAGTCACTCTTCCAAAAAGGTTAATATACTAGTAACTGTGACTCGGTAACTTTGACGGGTGTCCTGCTTCCAAGTTCCAAGTCAAGACGAAGTGATGGAATCCCACACAGACCCCCTGAAACCAAACCCCAAAGCCCTCTCTCTGTCTCTCTCGTTTTTGTTCTAAATTATTCTTCGACTGACTATCTCGCAATAATCTCCCCGACGCCTCTCTCTCTCTCTCTCTCCTCTCTCTCTCTCTCTCTCTCTCTCTCTCTCTCGTTTTGAATTCGATTCATGAACTCGTCTAATCGCGAATTCGGGGTTTATGATTTTGATTTTTGCTAATTTTGTACTCGAAACTTGTGATGGGAAAGAGAAAGAGAGCTAGGGTTTCCGAGCAGAAGCAAGCCGAAAAAGACGAACAGCCAATGGACCAGTCTTCAAGTAATGAGAAGACTCTCTACCAGGTATTTCAAACTCCTTTCTTTCTAAGTCGATTGAATAATTCTTCATTTCATTTTTAAATTGATGCCCTAATTTGGAGAATGTAGGTTCTTGGTGTGGAGAGAAGCGCGTCTCAGCAGGAAATTAAGAAGGCCTATTACAAGTTGGCGTTGCGACTCCATCCTGATAAGAATCCTGGTGATGAGGTCAGACTTGATCGAGTTTGCTTGCCATTTTGTAATTTTCTGTGTTTATGTTGTGCATTGTGTCATTGTTCCTGCTGTGTATTGGTATAGGAAGCTAAAGAGAAATTTCAGCAATTACAAAAAGTGATCTCGATTCTCGGGGATGAGGAGAAACGAGCCCTGTATGACCAGACTGGTTGCATCGACGATGATGTGAGTGCTTTTGATCTGCTGCTAAATTATCACTCAATCACAATTTGCTATGTAAATATAATACATAGGGTCTTTTTTTGGTGCGAATAGATACTAGAATTGGCTAGAAAATATGTCAATATTGTTGCGTTTGAATTAGAATAAGTTGCGGTCGTAATACTTTATCATCCGTTTAAACTTGGTGCGTCTCTGCAAATTCATGTGTTTTGCTTACGGATAGTCATTTTACATGAGCAGGATCTTGCTGGTGATGTTGCTCAGAATTTGCATGAATATTTCCGAGCCATGTATAAGAAGGTTAGGATGTTTTGTTCTGTTCCGATATCATATATTGTCCCTTAAGCTATACATTTAAAATAACTGATGCATCTATAGGTCACTGAAGCTGACATTGAAGAGTTTGAAGCAAACTATAGGGGATCTGATTCTGAGAAGAAAGATTTGATTGAGCTCTACAGCAAGTACAAGGGAAATATGAACAGGTAATAATAGCATTATGTTTCATCTTTTCCCCATTTGGATTTCCTATCTGGTGCTTACAGTTTCCTCCGTTGCAGACTCTTCTGTTCAATGCTTTGTTCAGATCCGAAGCTTGATTCACACCGCTTCAAGGACATTCTTGATGAGGCAATTACTTCAGGTGTGGATATCTTTTAGCTTCTGTTTTGACCGAAATGCTTAAATCAGAAATTTCAATACTATAATTAAATTGCATTGAGAATATTGTTCATGCATAGAAACACAGTTCTAGTTGTGTGGCAAGAATGAAGAAATACTTGGATTGCGGATGAAGGTCTAAAACTTGGTCATTTCAAATATATGACGCAACATGTATCTACAAATTGTATTTATTAGTTGAATATAATCAGGGCTTACTTTCTCTGCTTAAAGGTTTTGGGGAACAATGAATGGTTGTTTCTTTGAGCCTCTTGTTCTAATTAATTGGACCTCCAAATTAATTTGGCCCTTGATCATGAACTGTGAGCGAAATGTTCATCAAGTCACAATTATCACTCTTGATGTTTTGATTTCTCAAATTGATTATTGATGTGTATTTAAATAATTGTTGTGCATGTCCAAGCCATCACTGTTGGTTCTTTCAAATGATCTCAAATGCATTGAAAGATCCATGCCGCAAATGTTCAAGTTCTCGGCGCACTGAATTGTTAAAGGTGTGCTGGAGTATCTTTCATATCGCTGACATTCACTCTTTTCCATCCCGCTCTCTTTTGTAGGAGAACTGAAATCAACCAAAGCGTACACAAAATGGGCAAAGAAAGTATCTGAAACAAAACCTCCTACTAGTCCTTTAAAGCGGACGAGCAAGTGAGTATTTTTGCTACAAGTTTCTTTAGTTATATATATATATATATATATATATATNNNNNNNNNNNNNNNNNNNNNNNNNNNNNNNNNNNNNNNNNNNNNNNNNNNNNNNNNNNNNNNNNNNNNNNNNNNNNNNNNNNNNNNNNNNNNNNNNNNNNNNNNNNNNNNNNNNNNNNNNNNNNNNNNNNNNNNNNNNNNNNNNNNNNNNNNNNNNNNNNNNNNNNNNNNNNNNNNNNNNNNNNNNNNNNNNNNNNNNNNNNNNNNNNNNNNNNNNNNNNNNNNNNNNNNNNNNNNNNNNNNNNNNNNNNNNNNNNNNNNNNNNNNNNNNNNNNNNNNNNNNNNNNNNNNNNNNNNNNNNNNNNNNNNNNNNNNNNNNNNNNNNNNNNNNNNNNNNNNNNNNNNNNNNNNNNNNNNNNNNNNNNNNNNNNNNNNNNNNNNNNNNNNNNNNNNNNNNNNNNNNNNNNNNNNNNNNNNNNNNNNNNNNNNNNNNNNNNNNNNNNNNNNNNNNNNNNNNNNNNNNNNNNNNNNNNNNNNNNNNNNNNNNNNNNNNNNNNNNNNNNNNNNNNNNNNNNNNNNNNNNNNNNNNNNNNNNNNNNNNNNNNNNNNNNNNNNNNNNNNNNNNNNNNNNNNNNNNNNNNNNNNNNNNNNNNNNNNNNNNNNNNNNNNNNNNNNNNNNNNNNNNNNNNNNNNNNNNNNNNNNNNNNNNNNNNNNNNNNNNNNNNNNNNNNNNNNNNNNNNNNNNNNNNNNNNNNNNNNNNNNNNNNNNNNNNNNNNNNNNNNNNNNNNNNNNNNNNNNNNNNNNNNNNNNNNNNNNNNNNNNNNNNNNNNNNNNNNNNNNNNNNNNNNNNNNNNNNNNNNNNNNNNNNNNNNNNNNNNNNNNNNNNNNNNNNNNNNNNNNNNNNNNNNNNNNNNNNNNNNNNNNNNNNNNNNNNNNNNNNNNNNNNNNNNNNNNNNNNNNNNNNNNNNNNNNNNNNNNNNNNNNNNNNNNNNNNNNNNNNNNNNNNNNNNNNNNNNNNNNNNNNNNNNNNNNNNNNNNNNNNNNNNNNNNNNNNNNNNNNNNNNNNNNNNNNNNNNNNNNNNNNNGCGTTTCTTATCGTTTCGTTGTGTGTGTGTGTGTGTATATATATATATATACATTTCTGTCTCATCCAGCAAGTTAAATTGCATGCTTACATTTACAGGTCAAGTAAACAGCCGGAAGCCGATCTGTATGCCATCATATCTCAGCGCAGGAATGACAGGAAAGACCAGTTTGAGACTATGTTCTCTAACCTAGTCTCTAAATATGGCGGGAGTAATGATGCTTCAGAACCCACAGAAGAAGAATTTGAGGCTACACAGAAAAAGCTTGAAAGCAAAAGGTCCTCCAGAAAATCAAAGCGCAACTAAATTGTTGATGATGTGCTTAAATTTTTGTCTTTCGAAACGCTAGTATGTTTTGTCAGACATGTTTGAATGTTGTGGCTCATGCATGAGTTTTCCATCATGGTGTCCTTGCCTGGTGCTGTAGTTAAAAGTATGCAAATGGGAAAAACTTGCTGAAAGAAATCTATTCCCCCTCCTTTCCCTCTTTTTCCTTCTCGCCATTTGATTCTCAATATGGGATTTCAAAGTAGCTTTCTTGTGTTGTCATGATGTTGATGTTTTTGACTGTTCTCTTGTTTAGAGAGGGATTAGAGGCTTAATTTTGACATGTTTCTTACAGCATCAGGCCAAACAAGCAAACTTCTGAGCTTGTTCACGTATTTTAGCTGTTTACTTCTTAATGTTTAAACACCAGCACAAACTATTGACAGTAAATATACCGTCTTTCAGAACTACTAATGTTCTTCAATGAAGCTTCGTTTGGCATGTCTGGTGTTGGGTTGCTGACGTTGTCTTTCAGTGTGTGATTCCTTATCTGTGTTCCTCATCAAACCATATAGTAATGAATGATATCTATGAGTTGACAGACTGCTACATATGCTATAGTATATGATCTTAGCCATAAGCTTATCAAATTAGTTGCATGATTGCATTAGTTAGGAGGTGGTTACAACTGACTAGGCTAATAGCTGCTGTCTCCTCGTTGTTGTTTCTCTGGTTTTTATGTCTTTATGTGAAGAACATATTGGATTTTTCTGGTCGTTTATGAGAAACTCGTTATTTCCGTTTTGTGCCTCTAGTCTCACTTCTGAAAGCTGTGAATCCAAAGGCGGGCTGGGAGTAATTAAAGGACTGTATACCCGTTTTCATGTTTCACGGTGTACCTAGTCATGGTTTAAATGAGAAATTTTAAATACACATCCATAATCTCTTAATACACATTTTTATTATTTTATGTTTCTATTAAGATTTTATAAGTAACCTAAATGACCAAAACAAACATATATTATTAAAAAAAANNNNNNNNNNNNNNNNNNNNGTCGAAAGCACGTCTTCTCTCCTAACCCCAACTTTTCTCCATAATTCATTTGGGTTGTCTTTTTTCTTTTTCTTTTTTTCTTTTTTTTTTATCTATATCAGCTTTAGTTTGATCTTGCAGATCATATTGTCATGTACTGCATCTTTATCATGACATGTTTTATCAAATAACTAGCTATCTATGTTTAATAGCTACTGTACTTCTGCAGTTCTACTAGCTTGTGAATTTTGAAAACTTGTATTAGTGATTTAGAGTTCAGATATAACAATAATCATTTGATTATAAATTGAACAATGATAACCAAAAATTTCTAACAAAAATTAGATGAAATAATATGTAAAAAGTGGTACCAAATAGTATATATATTGATTATATTAAATAATAGAATATTTCATAAATTAAGGGCATTTTAGGTAGTTTGGGATGTGTATTAAGTATAATACTAAAATAAAAAACTAAATAGGTGGTGTATTAAGTAAGGGGTGTGTATTAAGATATTAGGGGTGTGTATTTAAAATTTCTCGGTTTAAATTCCGGTACCATAAAAGGAAAAAGGAAAAACCCGTGCATCTTAATCATCATGGTACAGCAAAATGTGAAGGAAAAGGAAGTTTCACCCATCAAGGGCTTTTGAGCCTGCTGTATGATGAACTCCCTCACAATCCATATGGTGATTTCAATGTCTAGACATGTATATTATATAGGATTAAATTCATTTTACCTCATGAGATTTGAGGTTAACTTCATTTCAGTCTTCGTTCTCTCAATTTTAAAAATTTTACCCCTTAAAATTTTTAATTTTCATAAATCATGCATAATTGCTAAAATGTCGTTAATTTTGACTTTATAACTTACTTTAAGGGCTAAAATAGTCATATAACAACAAAAATCGTCTTTTAAGACTTTTTTTCTAAGATTCCAAGATAGCATTTAACGTCTAAAATGGGGTAAATTTTTAAAATTAAGAGTATGAGGACTAAAATGATGTTAACTCCAAACCTAAGAGAGTAAACTGAAATGAATCCAAAAAAGAAAATAGGCATTGTAATCAAAGAGATTGAGGCTGGAAGGAAAGAGGATGCAGCCCCAATCGACAATGCTGCACTAAAAAATCGCTCGCCTGAACTGCAAGATATCAATAGTGGTACAGGTATGGACAAACCCTCATATGTTGTGTGTAAGGATATTGTGGTATCAAATGGCAAACAAATGGTGTCACCAAGATAGAAGTGGAAAGCGACTTGAAGCTAGTGATCGATACTATGAATGAAGTTTCTACATCACCATGGAGGCTGCTCAAGTTAATCCAAGACATCAAGACATTGAGCAACTCGTTTCAGTTTGTGTGCTTTAAACATGTGTTTAGGGAAGCAAACTTTGTAGCCAATGCTTTGGCCAATTTAGGTCATAAGCTTAGCAATCTATGTTTTTGGGAGGAGAATATTCCGCCAGAAGCATCTTCTGCTTTGGCCTTTGACGATGTAAACGTCGGGTGCACCGAGGCACCTCAATTTAATTGACTTCAGTTTCTTATCACAAAAAAAAAAAGGACAAACAAATTTTGGAGAATGAGGAAGAAGAGGATGTGGTGGTGGAAAAGTGCAGTGATTCGGGCTCATCCTCAACTGAAAAGAAAAAGGGTGACTCTGACTCATCTCAAATTGAAATGAAGAAGGGTGCGCAGATTGATGATGAAGTGAACCATGCCACCAAGCGTGTCTCACCACCATCTCTGGTCAAGTCTCCTTCAAAACTGAATTATTAATGAAATCAAAGGAGGGAGGAATGGGAATGAAGCAAAAGAGACCAGAGTTCCCACAAAAATTGACTGCTAGATCTCTCAACCTTTTATAGCCTCTGGAGATATCTTGGTGAATGGTGACTCAAGAGCAGTTAGGGCACTTCAAAGCCTAAGTAGTTGGCCCCAGGAACAAAAACCCCTTCTATATCCAATAAAGTAGTTGAGGCGCATGGTACCTGCTGTGCTTTACTGACAAAACCGTCTTGCCCAACTGCAGTGGGGAAGGAGAAAATTTAAATTCAAGTTTTTATTTTCTTACTAAACAATGCCTATTTACTATGTTTGTTTTCATAGTTTCAGGTCTTGGTTATTTTCTGCAAATAAGTGAGCTTATGTACAATGAAATAGCACTAGCACTAGCATATCAGGTCCTCTAACTTACCCTATGCTGGTAAGAGAATGTATGGATTCGTGCTATTCTGACTATTTCCTTGAAATTGAATCATAATGATATGTTTTATTCGAGAAAAACTATGGGTGTTGCTAGATGTACCCAGCAAATTGCTAAATGTACCTAGCATTAATTTTATTACCCATTTTACCTCGTTTGTATAAAAGGATGAATTTAAAAAGGGAAGTTAAACGCCTCCTCGCCGAGATCGTCAATGCCGTAAGGTCCAACTACGTCAGGTGGAAAAGCACGTCGGTTGTTCGCGCTCGCTCGGTTCCATGTGGGAAATACCTTGCCGTCCTCACCGACAGCGTTAGAGGAGGAGGTCAAAATGATAGTTTTTTTTATTTGGAATCTTGTCCTCAGTTGGAAATGAGCAGTGGATAAACGGGTTGAGGAGGGAAGCTTGGGAGAGAGAGTGGAGGAGATGAGTGAGAGAGAAGTAGAAACAGTGATTAGAGAGAGAGAGGAGGGAGGAGAGAGAGAGAGTTGTAGAGAGGAAGAAGACAGATTGGGAGTTGGAGCTTTACATTTGAAAAACGTTGTTATGAAATCAAGATTATAATTGTGTGGCATAGAACATGAGAGATTGTTTGCAAAAAATAAGCAGAGCTGATAAATTATTGCTCTTGATGTTTGTATTCATACTGAAACACAACTCAAGTAATCGGAGGATATGGGTTTAACGTTTTGAAATAGATGCTGGGTGTAAATAGACTTAAGGGCAAAACAGGAAAAAGTGTGACAAAAGTTGAAGTGCTGAGTTTATTTAAAAATTTGCTAGGTACATCTTGAAGCACCCAAAACTATTTTTCTAAACAGACTGTGAACGTGGTTATATATAATATAGCCGGATGAATCTAATAAATGAGTTATGCAGGTTCATTTTGTGTTGTCGTACACAGTTTATTTGATGTGGTTTTGAGTCAGTGTTACAGGATGGTGCTGGGGGGATATGAGACTGATGAAAAACTGATTCAAAGTGTGCGTGAAATATGAGACTGATGAACACACGCCATGACGATTTCTCATGCACCAACCTAGATCCAAAACCCTCGCATTTACATGACGATTTCTCAGCTCTCATCAACACCCACACACACAGAATTATAGAGGGAAATCATCCAAATCCAAACATAGAAGACTAGATTTTTCTAGGCGTCTGCTCCGATCTACTGTCTCTAGTAGGTGTCGACTCCACATCGGCAAGCCGATCTATTGTCTTCTACCTTTCGTCTACGAAGTCAAAGAATTTGAAGACCTAAGCCTGGATGAGCAATTCTATTTCGCAACCTACATCTTTGTTTTATTTAGAATTATCTTTGCATTATGATTAGTCTTGATCTCTGATAACAGGTTTTTTTAGGTGATTCCCGTTTGGATGGTATTCAACTCCGTTTGCAAAGTTATTGTTCTCTCCCTTGTAGGGAGATGGTGTTCAGTTTTTGAACAATCTGTTCAGTATTTGTTTTCCATCTCTGTTTTCTCATTTTGCATTGGTTTACCCAAGGATTAAAATCTCTGCGATATATCTGATATCTCATTTTTTTAAAGGACTGATATATTTAAAGGGTTAAATATCTTATCTTCTACTGTATCCCTGATATTTCTCAGATACTGTCAAATATCTCCGATATTTAGGAAATTTACGATATATTAAATAAATATCTAGTAAAAAAAAAAAAAAATTAATCTCTGATGTACTTTTGTTGGACCATGATGCATTTTTTAACCTACCTAGATTTTCATTCTAGATGTAGATGAAGTTGATGTTTGTAATATTTATATGTAAATCTAATAAATTAAGTATTTAAGAAAAAAAGTTCTTCCCAAAATACTGATATTTTTTTCATGATATATCTGATATCTCCCTTTCTTAAGGTACCGATAAATACACCGATACCGATATTTTAATTCTTGGGTTTACCATAATATATGGAAGCATTCTAAATCCAAATGAAGCAACTTGTCAAGAACGTTCTTCATCGACTCAATCTCCCCAAAGTCTTTGTCTCTATTTTGCAAGATATTTTTGATGACATACGGCCTGCAGTCTCTTCCCTCCGAGATCCGGCGCTGGTGGTGGATTATTTTGCCGAGGGGAATTGAGAAATGGTTATAGGAAGTTTTGGACTTTGAGGCGGTTATTCACTTGTAGTCACTACTTTAATATGTGGACATTGTTATTGGAGCATCTCCAACAACATTGATAAATTAAAAAAAAATTAGTGATTTATCAATTTTTAAATAAATCTTTGCTCCAGTAGTATATTTAAGAAATTGATAAATTTAGAAATTGATAGAGAAAATTGATAAATTTATCAATCTTTGGGAGACAATTAACTAAAACTTAACTAATGTATACAATTTAGCAATACTATTGGAACAAAATTTAAAAATTACTATTTTAAATTTAAATATTGACAAATTTAACAATAAATTTAACTCTATTGCTGAAGATGCACTTACAAATAGCAGTTGGACAGTTAAAGTGGGCCTATCATAGTAACTCAGATCCTTATTCACCTGCTGAGTTGGTTTATGTACAATTTTTTCGACGGTACTCTTTTTTCGGTTCAGAGTTTTGTCTTACAGGGTTTTATCCGAACAAGGTTTTAACGAGGTCACCTCTAATTTAGGTTTGAAAAAAAGTGACGTGAATAAAAAATATTCACATTCTAAAAAAAAAAAGAACTTGAGTTTTCGGCTCAACCAGTCTTGAGCGTCTTCTTCTTCCCATTCTCTCTGCAACTCCACACCCGATCAGATCTGGATTAGATCCGACGAGTGAGCCATGTCTTGCTTAGCACTCTCTCTCCAACCAGCGAATGGATCCGACATCCTCCTCCAAACCCGCGAGTGGTTCCCTCCCGCCCGAGCCCTCGTCGCCGTCTCCTCCTTCCGCGAAACCCGCCTCGCCTTCGCCGCCTCCAAGCAACACCACCACACCAAAGACCACCCCTCCTCCAACTCCAACTCCACCTCCGACCCCTCCGCCGACTCCATCGCCTCCCTCGGCGACGATCCCCTCTCCGCCTCCAGCGGCCAGCTCATCGTCGGCGTCGAGAGCCGCTACCGCGTCGTCTACCGCCTCGTTAACTCGATCTACGTCCTCGGCATCACCACCGCCGACCACGACAACTCCATCAACGTCTTCGAGTGCATCCACATCGTCAACCAGGCCGTCAGCGTCGTCGTCACCGCCTGCCGCGGCGTCGACGTCACCCCCGAGAAGCTCGCCCGCAAGTACGCCGAGGTCTACATGGCCCTCGACATCGTCCTCCGCGGCGTCAGCAACATCCGCCTCGCCGCCATGCTCTCCTCCATGCACGCCGACGGCATTGCCAAGATGGTCCACTCCGCCATGGACACCGAGAACAAGATCCGCGGCGCCGAGAGCTGGAGAGGCCTCGAGGGCCTCGCCGTTGACCACGAGGCCGGAATCGCCGCCTTCAACCACACTGCCTTTGAATTGCCGCCGGAGACGATAGCTGCCGGGGACGAGGTGGCAGCCAGTTTGGCTCCGGTGGTGCAGAGTGAGGAGAAGGATCAGAAGGAGGAGGAGGAAGAGAGTGAAGCTGAGAAAGATCCATTTGCAGCTAGTGAGAAGATTAATCAGCCTCAGGAGCTGGTGACTGGATTCAAGAAGAACAAGGATCCTTCGGCTACCGACTTACAACTGGCTCTGTCTACTCTTGAGGTCACTACATTGCCCCCTGCAGAGGCCACACAGTCTACTCATATCGCGGTCGAAGGGTTTGAAGGGCAGTATGGTGGGATTGAGTTTGGGAATGAGCAGGCTTCTTTGAACGAGGCTTTCGAAGGGTTTTCAGATGCTTGGGGTGGTGGTTTGGATGCCTCTGAGTTTGTTGGGACCAAGAAGGTTGCAAAGTCGCAAGGGCTTGGTGGGCTTGAGTTGTTGCAGACTGGACCGGATCCTCCTAAAGCTGCTGGTGCTGCTGCGGCAGGTACTCCTCTTGAG encodes the following:
- the LOC101312732 gene encoding chaperone protein dnaJ 6-like yields the protein MGKRKRARVSEQKQAEKDEQPMDQSSSNEKTLYQVLGVERSASQQEIKKAYYKLALRLHPDKNPGDEEAKEKFQQLQKVISILGDEEKRALYDQTGCIDDDDLAGDVAQNLHEYFRAMYKKVTEADIEEFEANYRGSDSEKKDLIELYSKYKGNMNRLFCSMLCSDPKLDSHRFKDILDEAITSGELKSTKAYTKWAKKVSETKPPTSPLKRTSKSSKQPEADLYAIISQRRNDRKDQFETMFSNLVSKYGGSNDASEPTEEEFEATQKKLESKRSSRKSKRN
- the LOC101313023 gene encoding uncharacterized protein LOC101313023 is translated as MSCLALSLQPANGSDILLQTREWFPPARALVAVSSFRETRLAFAASKQHHHTKDHPSSNSNSTSDPSADSIASLGDDPLSASSGQLIVGVESRYRVVYRLVNSIYVLGITTADHDNSINVFECIHIVNQAVSVVVTACRGVDVTPEKLARKYAEVYMALDIVLRGVSNIRLAAMLSSMHADGIAKMVHSAMDTENKIRGAESWRGLEGLAVDHEAGIAAFNHTAFELPPETIAAGDEVAASLAPVVQSEEKDQKEEEEESEAEKDPFAASEKINQPQELVTGFKKNKDPSATDLQLALSTLEVTTLPPAEATQSTHIAVEGFEGQYGGIEFGNEQASLNEAFEGFSDAWGGGLDASEFVGTKKVAKSQGLGGLELLQTGPDPPKAAGAAAAGTPLEDLVGKTEMKGPEMNIVEEISVEFRESLLARVALKGVVYLKTLPTKTSGDKETEFSFRVEGTSAVKRFIMQNSRISSLGNGMFHVRTAASDEPLPILKYSLQPRLTPLPLRVRLVQRHTGSLLSVMIQYVSNPELPAPLTDVTFVVKLPLDPTLLKVSPKAVLNRSEKELKWHVPEIPLNGPPGRLRVRMPVDSNEEDGGEEIDVVAYVKFSWQGNRSLSGVCLRPASEGMTDFYEVNHRYESGVYMCN